The Paenibacillus sp. RUD330 genome has a segment encoding these proteins:
- a CDS encoding cold-inducible protein YdjO-related protein → MTTSEDTKPELIPTKIWKCRNADCKAWVRDEFAAESQLCPMCKGPMLRSMRHLPAVQNKIKRKPKPKDEYGL, encoded by the coding sequence TTGACGACTTCCGAAGATACGAAACCCGAACTGATTCCTACGAAAATATGGAAATGCCGCAACGCCGACTGCAAGGCATGGGTCCGCGACGAATTCGCGGCCGAGTCGCAGCTGTGCCCGATGTGCAAAGGTCCGATGCTGCGCAGCATGAGGCATCTGCCTGCCGTACAGAATAAAATCAAGCGCAAGCCGAAGCCGAAGGACGAGTACGGCTTGTAA
- a CDS encoding GNAT family N-acetyltransferase: protein MKAYYEVEEAALNSWPALQTRSLGGWLVKANQGYTKRSNSVQPLHHFGPMEQDLDHKISRCEQFYRESGQPAIFKITPFTEPDHLDSVLARRGYRIADPSTVMVAPIPAAVPAGSGELVLEEQPRSYWLSLLVEWNGLKANDGKTFVSMFDSSPLPRVFAVLYAQGRPAALGVGVLDGDYLGLYDIVTAPDCRGRGHAAELIRGLYRWASQRGVRQSYLQVVTGNKPAEALYAKLGYREAYPYWYRVQPE from the coding sequence TTGAAAGCCTACTATGAAGTGGAAGAGGCGGCGCTCAACAGCTGGCCGGCTCTGCAGACAAGAAGCCTGGGCGGATGGCTCGTCAAAGCCAATCAAGGGTATACGAAGAGATCAAACTCGGTTCAACCGCTGCATCATTTCGGTCCGATGGAACAGGACCTGGACCATAAAATCAGCCGCTGCGAGCAGTTTTACCGGGAGAGCGGCCAGCCTGCCATCTTCAAGATCACGCCGTTCACGGAACCGGATCATCTCGATTCCGTGCTTGCGCGCCGCGGATACCGGATCGCGGATCCATCGACCGTGATGGTGGCGCCGATTCCGGCCGCCGTGCCGGCAGGGTCGGGCGAGCTCGTGCTGGAGGAGCAGCCGAGATCCTATTGGCTGTCCCTGCTGGTGGAGTGGAACGGGCTCAAGGCGAACGATGGGAAAACCTTCGTCTCCATGTTCGATTCCTCGCCTCTGCCTCGCGTCTTCGCCGTCCTGTACGCGCAAGGCCGGCCGGCCGCGCTTGGAGTCGGAGTGCTTGACGGGGATTACCTGGGGCTCTACGACATCGTGACGGCTCCTGACTGCAGGGGACGAGGACATGCGGCGGAGCTGATCCGCGGCTTGTACCGCTGGGCTTCGCAGCGCGGTGTGCGCCAGAGCTATCTTCAGGTCGTTACCGGCAACAAGCCGGCAGAAGCATTGTACGCCAAGCTCGGCTACCGCGAGGCTTATCCGTATTGGTACCGGGTGCAGCCGGAATAG
- a CDS encoding organic hydroperoxide resistance protein: protein MDALYTAEVTARGGRQGSVKSSDGVLDLPLAMPKGLGGSGAAATNPEQLFAAGYSACFESALQLAARKQGIDAGGAEVTGHVSIFKEGESFALAVRLDISIPGAELEQTRKLAEKAHELCPYSKATRGNIEVELNVLKSQSAQA from the coding sequence ATGGACGCACTCTATACTGCAGAGGTAACGGCCCGCGGCGGCCGTCAAGGCAGCGTCAAATCTTCGGATGGCGTGCTGGACTTGCCGCTGGCGATGCCGAAGGGGCTGGGCGGCAGCGGCGCCGCAGCGACCAATCCGGAGCAGCTGTTCGCGGCCGGCTATTCGGCCTGCTTCGAAAGCGCGCTGCAGCTCGCGGCCCGCAAGCAAGGAATCGATGCCGGCGGAGCCGAGGTGACCGGTCATGTGTCGATCTTCAAGGAAGGGGAAAGCTTCGCCCTGGCGGTGAGGCTGGACATCTCCATTCCGGGAGCGGAGCTGGAGCAGACCCGCAAGCTGGCCGAAAAAGCCCATGAGCTATGCCCCTATTCCAAGGCGACGAGAGGCAACATCGAAGTGGAGCTCAATGTGCTGAAGAGCCAATCCGCGCAGGCGTGA